In Pongo pygmaeus isolate AG05252 chromosome 13, NHGRI_mPonPyg2-v2.0_pri, whole genome shotgun sequence, one genomic interval encodes:
- the LOC129044558 gene encoding interferon omega-1, translated as MALLFPLLAALVMTRYSPVGALGCDLPQNHGLLSRNTLVLLHQMRRISPFLCLKDRKDFRFPQEMVEGSQLPKAQVVSVLHEMLQQIFSLFHTEHSSAAWNMTLIDQLHTGLHQQLQHLETCLVQVMGEGESFGAIRSPALTLRRYFQGIRVYLKEKKYSDCAWKVVRMEIMKSLFLSTNMQERLRSKDRDLGSS; from the coding sequence ATGGCCCTCCTGTTCCCTCTACTGGCAGCCCTAGTGATGACCAGATATAGCCCTGTTGGAGCTCTGGGCTGTGATCTGCCTCAGAACCATGGTCTACTTAGCAGGAACACCTTGGTGCTTCTGCACCAAATGAGGAGAATCTCCCCTTTCTTGTGTCTCAAGGACAGAAAAGACTTCAGGTTCCCCCAGGAGATGGTAGAAGGGAGCCAGCTGCCGAAGGCCCAGGTCGTGTCTGTCCTCCATGAGATGCTGCAGCAGATCTTCAGCCTCTTTCACACAGAGCACTCCTCTGCTGCCTGGAACATGACCCTCATAGACCAACTCCACACTGGACTTCATCAGCAACTGCAACACCTGGAGACCTGCTTGGTGCAGGTAATGGGAGAAGGAGAATCTTTTGGGGCAATTAGGAGCCCTGCACTGACCTTGAGGAGGTACTTCCAGGGAATCCGTGTCTacctgaaagagaagaaatacagCGACTGTGCCTGGAAAGTTGTCAGAATGGAAATCATGAAATCCTTGTTCTTATCAACAAACATGCAAGAAAGACTGAGAAGTAAAGATAGAGACCTGGGCTCATCTTGA